From Leptidea sinapis chromosome 3, ilLepSina1.1, whole genome shotgun sequence, a single genomic window includes:
- the LOC126979575 gene encoding uncharacterized protein LOC126979575 isoform X1 → MVSAKVACIVLALFGSALAQPAKNGFWEGTPMDGMVEEMRSGCVEGSDPTACIKYKVMSLLDSIFKKDTFQISDAVEVTKNGAGNDVTGRSSGDFLDTIESYIQSHDVTFQMPIADTKITVSPRNIDNDELSLNIKFNKEGARAVGEARKAKLKKIIVPILVFVLLKAMTLIPLAIGVLGLKAWNALQLSFFSFVVSVALAIFQLCKKFTQIAADNTHPQIAAHGPWDAAYAATRRRRDAVPQEDAEELAYNAYQ, encoded by the exons ATGGTGTCGGCAAAAGTGGCGTGTATAGTTTTAGCGTTGTTCGGGAGTGCCCTGGCTCAGCCTGCCAAAAATGGATTCTGGGAAGGAACGCCCATGGACGGCATGGTTGAAGAAATGAGATCTGGATGTGTGGAAGGTTCAGACCCGACAGCTTGCATCAAGTACAAAGTTATGTCCCTATTAGACAGCATCTTCAAGAAAGATACTTTCCAG ATCTCGGACGCTGTTGAAGTTACCAAAAACGGTGCTGGCAATGACGTTACTGGACGATCAAGCGGGGACTTCCTTGATACGATCGAGAGCTATATCCAAAGCCACGATGTCACCTTCCAAATGCCAATTGCTGATACCAAAATCACTGTCAGCCCCAGAAATATTGATAACGATGAGCTGAGCCTGAACATCAAGTTTAACAAGGAAGGAGCTCGCGCTGTTGGAGAGGCCCGCAAAGCTAAGCTCAAGAAGATCATTGTCCCCATTCTGGTCTTCGTCCTCCTCAAGGCTATGACACTCATTCCTCTGGCTATCGGAGTCCTCGGACTGAAGGCGTGGAACGCCCTGCAACTGTCATTCTTCTCTTTCGTCGTGTCTGTTGCTCTGGCGATCTTCCAACTATGCAAGAAG TTTACCCAGATTGCTGCTGACAACACACATCCTCAAATCGCTGCTCACGGTCCGTGGGACGCAGCTTATGCCGCCACTCGCCGCAGAAGAGACGCTGTTCCCCAAGAAGATGCTGAAGAACTCGCTTACAATGCTTACCAATAA
- the LOC126979575 gene encoding uncharacterized protein LOC126979575 isoform X2, with product MVSAKVACIVLALFGSALAQPAKNGFWEGTPMDGMVEEMRSGCVEGSDPTACIKYKVMSLLDSIFKKDTFQISDAVEVTKNGAGNDVTGRSSGDFLDTIESYIQSHDVTFQMPIADTKITVSPRNIDNDELSLNIKFNKEGARAVGEARKAKLKKIIVPILVFVLLKAMTLIPLAIGVLGLKAWNALQLSFFSFVVSVALAIFQLCKKIAADNTHPQIAAHGPWDAAYAATRRRRDAVPQEDAEELAYNAYQ from the exons ATGGTGTCGGCAAAAGTGGCGTGTATAGTTTTAGCGTTGTTCGGGAGTGCCCTGGCTCAGCCTGCCAAAAATGGATTCTGGGAAGGAACGCCCATGGACGGCATGGTTGAAGAAATGAGATCTGGATGTGTGGAAGGTTCAGACCCGACAGCTTGCATCAAGTACAAAGTTATGTCCCTATTAGACAGCATCTTCAAGAAAGATACTTTCCAG ATCTCGGACGCTGTTGAAGTTACCAAAAACGGTGCTGGCAATGACGTTACTGGACGATCAAGCGGGGACTTCCTTGATACGATCGAGAGCTATATCCAAAGCCACGATGTCACCTTCCAAATGCCAATTGCTGATACCAAAATCACTGTCAGCCCCAGAAATATTGATAACGATGAGCTGAGCCTGAACATCAAGTTTAACAAGGAAGGAGCTCGCGCTGTTGGAGAGGCCCGCAAAGCTAAGCTCAAGAAGATCATTGTCCCCATTCTGGTCTTCGTCCTCCTCAAGGCTATGACACTCATTCCTCTGGCTATCGGAGTCCTCGGACTGAAGGCGTGGAACGCCCTGCAACTGTCATTCTTCTCTTTCGTCGTGTCTGTTGCTCTGGCGATCTTCCAACTATGCAAGAAG ATTGCTGCTGACAACACACATCCTCAAATCGCTGCTCACGGTCCGTGGGACGCAGCTTATGCCGCCACTCGCCGCAGAAGAGACGCTGTTCCCCAAGAAGATGCTGAAGAACTCGCTTACAATGCTTACCAATAA